The genomic interval GCTGCCTCTTCCGGAGTCGGCTGGCGGAGCTTGCCGGTCTCCGGGTCGATCTGCACGATCATGCCGGAGCTGAGGGCCGGTATGGACACCTCGACGGATTCAGCATCGTCGGTCGCCGGGCGTTTGCCTTCGTCAGCGGTAACCGACGCGGCGAAAAGCAGGGCGACGGTCAACAGAACCAGCGCCAAATGAACTGGGGTTTTCCACCGAACACTCATGATAGTGCCTCCTTACGACACGAGGTTGAGATGTAGGCCGCCTCGAGCGGCCGTCTACAGAATCGATGCTCCGGGGCGGCGGCAGGTACTACTTCGCATTGAAAAATCTACAGAGAATTACTTGCGTACAGGCTACGAAGAATACTCAAGACTGTCAAGAATTTCATTTCTGAGATGTCAGGAAATTGCTCTTTTGGGTGAGGTCGTTTGAAGCGCGGGATCCATTTCCTGAGGCCTCCGTGTAACTTTTCGCCTTCTCGCCCCGTTGGAATCCTGTGTGATGGGGGGCTCCTTTGACGAAGTGTTCGAGCGGTATCAACGCCGCATCTTCACCCTCGCCGTTTACACTTTGGCGAACCGGGAGGAGGCCGAAGAGGTGACCCAGGACGTGCTGGTCAAGGTGTGGCGCCGGGGAGGTGAAGTTCCCGCCGATGGCCGCCTGGCGTGGGCCCTGCGGGTGACCCGCAACGCCTGCATCGATCGCATCCGCCGGCGAGCGGCGGCGCGCTCGGTCGCTCTCGACGCGGGTGGCCTGCCGGAGATTCTCGCCGCCGCCGGGCCGGGGCCCGAAGAACGAGCCCGCAACCGCGTCCTGCGCCGCCGCCTGGTGTCGGCCCTCGGCGAATTGGAGGAGCCCTACCGCAGCGCGTTGATTCTGCGGGAGGTGCAGGGCCTTTCCTACCGCGAGGTAGCGGATACCCTGGAACTGCCCTTGAACACCGTGCGGGTCCACATTCACCGCGGGCGCCGTAAACTGCGGGACGAGTTGCGTGAGGTCTATGCCGATGTGGCGAGCTGAAGATCGAAAGGACTGCGACCGGTGGCGCGAGATGCTCGATGCCCATCTCGACGGTGAGTTGACCGCCGCCGAAGTTCCAGTGTGGGAGGAGCACCTGGAGGCCTGCGTCGCCTGTCGCGAAGAGCTGCGTTTGGCCGAAGAGGTGCACCAGGAGCTGCGCTCGCTGCCGATGTTCGACGCGCCCGAGATTTCGACGCCGGAGGCCGGTGCCGGTTTCGTTGCCGATGCCGGTGTCGCTCGCTTTCCCTCCCCGTCGGCTCAGCCGGCGGCAGGGGGCTGGCGGTCCTGGGCGGCCGCCGCCGGGCTCGGAGTGTTGGTGCTGACGATCTTCTGGTGGCTGGCCTCGGGAGCGGGGGAGGCCCGCCGAGACCTCGCGCGGCTGTCCGACGAACCGGCCAGCTCTGCGCCACAGGACCTGCGCCTCGCCGAGGAGGAAGCGCGGCTCGCCTTCGCCTATATCTCCCGCGCCGGTCAGCGCGCCGGCATGCAGGTGCGCGACACGGTGCTGCGCGAGGCAGTGCTCGAGCCGGTGGTCGAGACGCTGGCCCGGTCCCTGACCCGCGCGGATACCTCCCCGGCGGAGGGTTCGCCTTCGCCCCGGGAGGGCGCCGCCTCGTGAGTTCCTTTCGTTTGCTAGGAGCGGTGGCTTTGGTGGCGGCGCTGCTGTGGAGCGCCGCGCCGCGGGCGGAGGCGCAGCCCGAAGCGCCGCCGCCGGCGGAAACGTCGGCCCTCGAGTCCCATCCGGGATACGTGCCCCTTGGCGAGCTCGCCCTGCTGCCGGAGGACAGCCTGTCCGTCGAAGTCGACCTGTCCGGCCCGCTGCTGCGCCTGATCGCCGGCGCCACCCGCTCCGAGGACCAGGATTTCTCCAGCTTGATCTCGGGGCTGCTGTCGATCCGCGTGCAGGTGGGCTCGGTGGCCGCCGGCGATGCGAAGCGGGTGGACCGGCGGGCCGCCGCCGCCGCCCGCTGGCTGGACGATCACGGCTGGCACCCCACCGTGCGCATGCGCGATGGGAACGGTCGCAACTACATCTACCTCAAGGAGCAGGACGGCGACCTGGTGGGCCTGACGGTGGTGGCCTTTGAGCACGATCAAGAAGCGGTGCTGGTGAACATCGTCGGGCGCATCGACCCGGAGGGCCTCGGCGAACTCGCCGGCCGTTTCGACCTCCCCGGCCTACTCGGGGTGGACTCCACGGAAACGCCCTCGGATCCGTAGACTCATCCGAAAAGGAGCGCCTCGATCCGACGGCCTCTCTATGTCTGATTTGATCTATCGAGGGTGGAGCGATGGGAACGGATCCGTTCGACAACTTGATCGATTTGCCCCTCGGCGAAGGGGAGGATCGGTCGCGCGAAGCTGAGCCATCACCGGGCGACCCCGCCCCCCGGCCCGAAATCCCCGAGTCTCCGCCTCCCGCACCCCCGCCGCGCCGCCAAAAGGTCGCCTGGTGGCCGGCTCTGTTGCTGCTCATCGCCATCGCCGGTGCATTGGGCTGGTATTTCTACTCGACCCAACGCAATCCGGCGGTGATGCGGGTGGAACCGGCGTTGGTGGATCTCGGCTCCATCGCCGTCGGTTCCTCCGGCGAGGCTTCGAACGTCACCTTGAAGAATGACGGCGGTCGGGCTTTTACCGTTTCGGACCTGGCGAGCGGTTCCCCCAGTGCGTTGATCGACGGCGACGAGTGCCGCGGCCGACGGTTGGAGCCGGGGGCGAGCTGCGTCCTGGCCCTGCGCCTACGGCCGGCGGAGGCCGGTCGCCTGAGCGGCCGATTGACGATTTCCGCCACCGCCGCCAACAGCCCCCTAGAGGTGCCCTGGGTGGGCACCGGAACCGCGCCGCGAGCGGAACTGGAACCGTCGGCCGTCGCCTTCGGTGAGACGGAGGTCGGACAGACCGGTTCGCCTCGCACCCTGACCGTGCGCAACTCCGGGATCGGCCCCTTGATGGTGCGCGAAGTGTTGCTCGAAGGCACCGCCGCCGGTGCATTTCAGCGTGAGCAAGATGGCTGCCGTGGTGTGCAACTCGCTCCCGGGGCGAGCTGCCGCGTCGAGCTGTCCTTTGCTCCGCGGGTGGCCGGTTCGCAGGAAGCCAGCTTGCGCTTGTTGAGCGACTCCGCCGAGGCGGTACCGCTCGTCTGGCTGTCCGGCAGCGGGGTGATCGGTGCCCGGCTGCGCTTCGTCGCCGACGATCTCGACTTCGGAATTCACACCCTCGGCGCGCCGGCTGCCCGTCGCGAATTGACGGTGGTGCACGAAGGTCGTGCCGCCGGAGTGGATATCGAGGCGGTGGCGCTGGCCGAAGGGGATGCGCCTTTCGAGATCTTGGAGGACGGTTGCCGTGGGCAGCAATTGGCTAGCGGTGAACGCTGTGTCGTGAGCGTCGCCTTTTCGCCGTCGGCGGCAGGATCCCAAGAGACGCCCCTGCGCCTGCTCCTGCGGGACGACCGGGAGGGACCCTGGATTCCACTGCGCGGAGTCGGTGCGCCGCCGATGCTCGAAACGGAACCCTCCGGTGCGGTGGACTTCGGCGAACAGGCGATCGATTCCGGGCCGTCGGAGAGCCGACGGATCGCCTTCACCAACGGCGGCGAGGGCGCCCTTCCG from Acidobacteriota bacterium carries:
- a CDS encoding DUF4252 domain-containing protein yields the protein MSSFRLLGAVALVAALLWSAAPRAEAQPEAPPPAETSALESHPGYVPLGELALLPEDSLSVEVDLSGPLLRLIAGATRSEDQDFSSLISGLLSIRVQVGSVAAGDAKRVDRRAAAAARWLDDHGWHPTVRMRDGNGRNYIYLKEQDGDLVGLTVVAFEHDQEAVLVNIVGRIDPEGLGELAGRFDLPGLLGVDSTETPSDP
- a CDS encoding zf-HC2 domain-containing protein, with the translated sequence MWRAEDRKDCDRWREMLDAHLDGELTAAEVPVWEEHLEACVACREELRLAEEVHQELRSLPMFDAPEISTPEAGAGFVADAGVARFPSPSAQPAAGGWRSWAAAAGLGVLVLTIFWWLASGAGEARRDLARLSDEPASSAPQDLRLAEEEARLAFAYISRAGQRAGMQVRDTVLREAVLEPVVETLARSLTRADTSPAEGSPSPREGAAS
- a CDS encoding choice-of-anchor D domain-containing protein, with the translated sequence MGTDPFDNLIDLPLGEGEDRSREAEPSPGDPAPRPEIPESPPPAPPPRRQKVAWWPALLLLIAIAGALGWYFYSTQRNPAVMRVEPALVDLGSIAVGSSGEASNVTLKNDGGRAFTVSDLASGSPSALIDGDECRGRRLEPGASCVLALRLRPAEAGRLSGRLTISATAANSPLEVPWVGTGTAPRAELEPSAVAFGETEVGQTGSPRTLTVRNSGIGPLMVREVLLEGTAAGAFQREQDGCRGVQLAPGASCRVELSFAPRVAGSQEASLRLLSDSAEAVPLVWLSGSGVIGARLRFVADDLDFGIHTLGAPAARRELTVVHEGRAAGVDIEAVALAEGDAPFEILEDGCRGQQLASGERCVVSVAFSPSAAGSQETPLRLLLRDDREGPWIPLRGVGAPPMLETEPSGAVDFGEQAIDSGPSESRRIAFTNGGEGALPLAPLGLRGDDRAAFRVVDDGCGERVLAPGERCAVRVRFLPTAEGVSEARLMQEAADNSGIADLNLAVVLRGVGAAAALRVEPTRLDLGSVATGEAAGATLRLSNPGRAPLAIESSDVVGEGFSVDRADCPSSLPAGASCVWQVRFKSRRPGTAGGRLEIASNAGNRQVPLTAEVRTPPKPEVAVQPARLDFGGQPVGERGEILDVVIRNPGTGRLVLEPMRLEAGDFRLVPGSCEGAPFVAPGADCTVGVRFLPTAAGPRSARLRISHNAGAALIVMIAGEGL
- a CDS encoding RNA polymerase sigma factor, whose amino-acid sequence is MGGSFDEVFERYQRRIFTLAVYTLANREEAEEVTQDVLVKVWRRGGEVPADGRLAWALRVTRNACIDRIRRRAAARSVALDAGGLPEILAAAGPGPEERARNRVLRRRLVSALGELEEPYRSALILREVQGLSYREVADTLELPLNTVRVHIHRGRRKLRDELREVYADVAS